In the genome of Streptomyces lydicus, the window TCACGCTCCACAAGACGGCCGGCACCAAGATGGAGCAGGTCAACTCGCTGGCGATACCGGCGGGCGGCGAGCTGCGGCTCAGCCGCGGCGGCAACCACCTGATGTTCATGGGGCTGAAGAAGAAGCCGGCCGAGGGCGACAAGGTGGCCATCGAGCTGCACTTCGCCACCGCCGGTCCGATCAAGGTGACGGTCCCGGTCAAGGCCCTCACCTACGCACCGAAGAAGTAGCCGGGGACGGAAGCGGCAAACAGGGACCAGGGACCAGAGACCGAAGAACCGCACAGGCCGTACGGACCAGCGACGGATCACCGCACGGGCCGTACAGAAAAAACGGGAGTAAGGGGAGCGATCACTATGGTCACCACCGGGCTCGGGCCGCGACGGTCGGCCGTGCTGCGCCTGCTGGTCGTCGCGGTGGCACTGGCCGGCGCGCTGATCGGCGGGTTCGGCGGCGCCGCCCCGGCCTCGGCGCATGCCGCGCTGACCGGGAGCACCCCCGTCCAGGGTTCGGTGGTGGACCACGCCCCCGAGCAGGTGACGCTCACCTTCTCCGAAGGTGTCGCGATGGGCGACAGCTCGATCCGGGTGCTGGATCCGCGGGGCAAACGGGTGGACCGCGGCAAGCTGCTCAACCTGAGCAGCGGCAACGTCGTCAAATACGGTGCGGGGCTGCCGCCGGGGCTCGGCAACGGCACCTACACCGTCACCTGGCAGGCGGTCTCCGCCGACAGCCATCCCGTCTCCGGCGCCTTCACCTTCTCGGTGGGCGCGCCCTCCAAGGCTTCGGCCCCGGTGCCGCAGCAGAAAGCCGGCGGCGGGCTTGTCGGCGCGCTCTACGGCGTCGCCCGTTACCTCGCCTACGCCGGGTTCATCCTGCTCATCGGCGGCGCGGCCTTCGTGGTGGCCTGCCGGCCGGCCGCCGCCCTCGTACGGTCCGTGCAGCGGCTGGTCGTCCAGGGGTGGGCGCTGCTGGCCGGCACCACCGTGGTGATGCTGCTGCTGCGCACCCCGTACACCGGGTCCGGCGACCTCGCCGATGTCTTCGACCTCGCCGGCCTCCAGCAGGTCCTGGTCACCAAGCCGGGCGCGGCGCTGGTGTCCCGGCTGCTGCTGCTCGCCGCCGCGGCGCTGTTCGTGGCGGTGCTCTTCGGGACGTTCGCGCGGCTGCACGAGCCGGTGTCGGACGAGGCGCCGGCTCCGGGGCCGACTCCGGGAGAGGGGTCGGCAGCGGGCGGGGAGCCGGTACGGGGAGAGGCGCCGGCTGCCGGGCCATCGGCGGA includes:
- a CDS encoding copper chaperone PCu(A)C, encoding MNRRSTLAAALTVTTALVLAGCGGADGAPQLKVDGPYMPQPVDQNMAGAYFTVKNSGDTADKLTSVTSDLSKDITLHKTAGTKMEQVNSLAIPAGGELRLSRGGNHLMFMGLKKKPAEGDKVAIELHFATAGPIKVTVPVKALTYAPKK